CGGCAAACCAATGGTGCAGCATGTTTATGAGCGTGCTGTTGAGTCGGGTGCTGACCGAGTCATTGTTGCCACTGATGACGTGAGAATTGAATCAGCGGTTCAAGCATTTGGTGGAGAAGTCTGTATGACCTCCCCAGATCATCAATCGGGTACTGAGCGCCTAGCGGAAGTGGTTGAGTTAATGGGCATTGAGCCTGAGCACACAATCGTCAACGTTCAAGGTGATGAGCCGTTAATACCAGCGAGTATCATTAAGCAGGTCGCGGACAATCTGCAATCGAGCCAGGCGCCGATGGCGACGCTAGGAGTGACGATTGAGGATGAGGAAGAGGTTTTCAACCCCAATGCTGTAAAGGTTGTCACCGACCAAAATGGCTTCGCCCTTTATTTCAGCCGTGCCACGATTCCCTGGGATCGAGACGCGTATGCCTCAGAGCCGAAGTCAACTGCGGCAAGCCCTCTAATGCGCCATATTGGCATTTATGCGTATCGAGCAGGCTTTATCAACACCTACATCAATTGGGCGCCAAGTGCACTTGAGAAGATTGAATCTCTCGAGCAGCTCCGTGTGCTTTGGTATGGTGAGCGTATTCACGTCGAACTGGCAAAAGAGGCGCCCCCTGCAGGTGTCGATACGCCAGAAGATCTTGATAAAGTGCGAGCACTTTTGTCGAAGTAATGTTTGAAAACGCCGCTGGAATCAGCGGCGTTTTTTTAGTTTAGCTGCGAAACAGGGATCTCTTTCCATTCGCCAGGTTGCAACTCATCTAGGCTGAACCGCCCCATTTTCGCGCGAATTAATCTAAGCGTTGGGAAACCAATATGAGCGGTCATACGGCGCACCTGACGATTTCGCCCTTCAATGATAGTGACACTTAGCCAAGTCGTTGGGATATTAGCGCGAAATCGCACAGGAGGGTGTCGCTCCCAAACCGTAGGGGCGTCCATGCGTTCGATTTTGGCAGGCAGTGTCGGCCCATCTTTCAGTGTCACGCCACTTCTTAGCTTGTCTAACTCTGCTTCGGATGGATCACCGTCGACTTGCACCCAATAGGTCTTCTCAGACTTTGATTGTGGTTGCGTCAATCTTGCCTGCAAGACGCCATCGTTAGTCAGCACCATTAACCCTTCGCTATCGCGATCAAGTCGGCCTGCGGCGTAAACATCTTTTATCGGGATGTAGTCTGCGAGCGTTTTTCTTCCCTCGCCATCAGTAAACTGACTTAAGGTGTCGTAGGGCTTATTGAACAGAATCACTTTTCTTTCACTCGGGGTAGGTCGCTTCTTTTCGGTCCGCTTTGGGTTGCCTGAACGACGTTTTTGATTCGCCCTTTGACCATGACTTTTTTGTTTGAATTGACTCGATGAAGAACGCGAAACACGCTGGGAACCCTTACGCGTTGTTTTAATCGTCATGTTAACTACCTTGCAAAAATGTAAACGAACTGTGTGGTTTAGTTTTGTCTACGGGTGTTTTGAGCTATCATGAGCGCGCTCAAAAACAGGAATAACGCACAAGATAATAGACTAATTGACCAATTTTGTTTAATTATAAGTGCTTAGGATTTCGTTTGACTGAACAAAACTACGCCAAAACGATGAGTTTTCATCTGCAGTTGTCTTAGGTTTGCTCTCGAGTTGGTGTCCAGTCAAAACGTTTACGCCTTCCAAATGGAGGCGTTAATTGATAAAGGGTGCTCAGCCCGATTAGAACGATAGGGAAATTTCATGCCTACAGAAAAGCCGACAATCATCTATACCATTACTGATGAAGCGCCAGCGCTGGCAACATATTCATTGCTACCGATCATTCAGTCATTCACCGCGTCTTCAGGTATTGATGTTGAAACAAGAGATATTTCACTAGCAGGGCGTATCATTGCCAACTTCCCTGACTATCTCAAAGAAGAACAACGCATTGGTGATGCGTTAGCAGAGCTTGGTGAACTAGCCAAAACACCTGAAGCAAACATCATTAAACTACCAAACATCTCTGCATCGATTCCTCAGCTACAAGCTGCTATCAAAGAACTTCAAGCTAATGGCTACGATCTTCCAGATTACCCGGAAGAGCCTGCAAATGCAGAGCAAGAAGCCGTTAAAGCGGTGTATGACAAAATTAAAGGCAGTGCTGTAAACCCAGTACTGCGTGAAGGTAACTCAGACCGTCGCGCGCCACTATCTGTGAAAAACTACGCAAAGAAAAATCCTCACTCAATGGGCGCGTGGGCATCAGATTCTAAGTCTCATGTTTCTAGCATGTCTGATAGCGATTTCTTCGGTAGTGAAAAGTCAGTAACGACGACAGGCGCAACCGATGTGAAGATTCAGTTCACTTCATCAGCAGGTGAGACAAAAATACTTAAAGAAAAGGTTGCATTGCAAGCAGGCGAAATCATTGACGCTTCTGTAATGAACAAAAACGCGCTTGTTGCGTTCTTCGAAGAGCAAATTGAAGACGCTAAGAAACAAGACGTACTACTTTCTCTGCATATGAAAGCGACCATGATGAAGGTATCTGACCCGGTCATCTTTGGTCACGCCGTTAAGGTTTACTACAAAGCGGTATTTGACAAGCATGGCGAGCTTTTTGATGAGCTGGGCGTTGATGTCAATAACGGTATCGGTGATGTGTATGCGAAGATTGCATCACTTCCAGCAGCGCAGAAATCGGAAATTGAAGCTGATCTAGCAGCGGTATACGAGGCACAGCCTCCACTGGCTATGGTTGATTCAGATCGTGGTATTACGAACCTGCACGTACCTAGTGACATCATTGTTGATGCATCGATGCCGGCAATGCTGCGCTCTTCTGGCCAGATGTGGGGTCCAGATGGTAAGCAAAAAGACACGAAAGCGATGATCCCAGATCGCAGCTACGCAAGCATCTATCAAGCGGTTATCGACTTCTGTAAGCAGCACGGTGCGTTCGATCCAACGACGATGGGTAGCGTACCTAACGTGGGTTTGATGGCGCAAAAAGCAGAAGAGTACGGCTCTCACGATAAAACCTTTATTATGAGTGATGCTGGTACGGTTTCTGTCGTTGATACAGAGGGTAATGTTCTTATTGAACAATCCGTTGAGGAAGGCGATATCTTCCGTATGTGTCAGGTGAAAGACGCGCCGATTCAAGACTGGGTCAAGTTGGCGGTAACACGTGCACGCGCTTCAAGCACACCGGCTGTGTTCTGGCTAGATGAAAATCGTGCACACGATGCAGAGCTGATTAAGAAAGTGAATCAGTACCTTCCTCAGCACGACACAGCAGGTCTAGAGATCCATATTAAGGCGCCGCTAGAAGCAACACTATTCTCGCTAGAGCGTATTAAAGAGGGTCTAGATACTATCTCGGTAACAGGTAACGTACTTCGAGACTACCTAACCGATTTGTTCCCAATTCTAGAATTGGGTACGTCAGCAAAAATGCTGTCTATCGTTCCACTGATGAATGGTGGTGGTCTGTTTGAGACCGGTGCGGGTGGTTCTGCGCCTAAGCACGTTCAGCAAGTACAAAAAGAAAACCACCTACGTTGGGATTCTTTGGGTGAGTTCTTAGCCTTAGCTGCTTCTCTAGAGCACCTAGCGGTGGTTTCTGGCAAAGAGAAAGCAAATGTACTCGCGAAAGCTCTAGACTCAGCGACAGGCAAGTTTCTAGACGAAAACAAGTCACCTTCACGTAAAGTGGGTGAGCTAGACAACCGTGGTTCTCACTACTACCTAGCACTCTACTGGGCTCAAGCTCTCGCGGTTCAAACTGAAGATGCAGCATTAGCCGAAGAATTTGCACCGATTGCAGAACAACTAGCGTCTAATGAAAGCATCATCGTTTCTGAATTGAATAACGCTCAAGGCGTTGCAGGTGATCTTGGCGGTTACTATCAACCGAATGACGTGAAAGCTTCTTCACTAATGCGCCCAAGCGCGACGCTGAATAGCATTATCGGCTAACAGTGACTAGATATAAAAAAACCACCTTCGGGTGGTTTTTTTAATCCTGTGGTCAGTACTTCTAGTGTAACGTTGGATTGGATTTGTGATGCTTTACTACTTCGCTAAATCACCTTCTACCGGAGTGACCGAACTTGCGTGGTAGCCCTTTGGTCCTTCTTCTACTTCGTAGTTGACTTGCTGACCGGCTTTAAGAGTGCGGTAGCCATCCATTTTAATTGTTGAGTAGTGCGCGAAAATATCGCCGTCTTCACCCTCTGGACAAATAAAGCCAAATCCCTTGGCATTGTTAAACCATTTTACTGTACCTGTCGCCATGCTATACATCCCTCATGCATTTTGTAACTGAAGTTGTGGTAGAAGATACTGACCTTCGGTAAATCTACTGACTTCATGAGACTATTCGCTCCAAATCATCGTATTTAGCACCAGTGGCTAGCCAAAATCAGCGAGTTCACTGTGAGAAATTTCCCATACGCTGGGGCATACTGATTCAAAACTTGTTAAATTTTAGTCACTAGTTAACCACTCTAGTCAAACATTGAGCGTAGTCAATAGGAAACTAGTATAAATAACTACATATTCTATACATATGCGCTTTGGTTTTAACAAATGTGCAATGAAACGCTTCTGTTTACATAGGCTTACTGTATGCTAGAGGGGAGGGAGGATAACTTTTTTCAACGTGGCTCATATGTGACACACACTAATAGCATTGTTTTGTTTGCAGCGATACAATTGGTGCATTAGTCTCTTAATAAGAGATGTTTTTCGAGTGGCAGATTGAAAGCAACTTAGCTGAGAAGCTCAGACTAGATACTGTCACATTGTGATGAATTTTTAAGAAAACTCTCGAACATCTGGCCATGAGTAAAAATTTTGAATGGGTGACTCCAGACTCAGATTTATTGGAGAAAGAAAAAACTAAGGTTGAGCCACCGGCGCTGTATAACGTTATCCTCAATAACGATGATTACACCCCGATGGACTTTGTTGTAGAAATCTTGGAACGCTTTTTTTCACTCAACGAGGATAAAGCAACGCAGGTGATGCTAGCTGTACACTATGAAGGTAAAGCCGTCTGTGGCACCTACACTGCTGAAGTTGCTGAAACGAAAGTTGCTCAAGTGACCATGTATTCAAGGGAACATGAACACCCACTTTTGTGTACCATGGAAAAAGCCTAATTTTCGCTTGAATGGCGCTTGCCATTCCTTAGGAGGTACTTATGCTGAATAAAGAACTAGAATCGAGTCTGAACGGTGCATTCGCTCGTGCCCGCGACAAAAGACATGAATTCATGACCGTAGAGCATCTCCTTTTAGCTTTGTTGGAAAATGACTCGGCTAAAGAGGCCCTAACAGCATGCAACGCTAACCTAGAAACGTTGCGTAATGAGTTGGATATTTTCATCGATCAAACCACTCCGCTCATTCCAGACTCTGACGATACAAGAGAAACCCAGCCTACGCTTAGTTTCCAACGAGTACTTCAGCGTGCCGTCTTCCATGTTCAATCATCTGGTCGCAGTGAAGTGACCGGTGCCAACGTTCTGGTCGCCATTTTCAGCGAGCAGGAATCTCATGCGGCTTATCTTCTAAAGAAGAATGACATTAGCCGACTAGACATTGTTAACTTTATCTCACACGGGATCACCAAGAATGCCGGCCCTTCAGGTGATGAGCCTTCTAGTGGTTCGTTAGGCGGTAGCAGCGAAAGCATTGAAGATGCGAACAGCGAAGACCGCTTAGAGAGCTTTGCAACCAACCTGAACCAAGTTGCAAAAGCGGGGAATATTGACCCTCTCATTGGGCGTGATAAAGAGCTAGAGCGTACAATCCAAGTCCTTTGCCGACGTCGTAAAAACAACCCGTTGTTAGTGGGTGAAGCGGGTGTTGGTAAGACGGCGATTGCAGAAGGGCTTGCGTGGAGAATCGTCGAAGGTCAAGTACCTGAAGTCATCAAAGACAGCGTTATCTATTCTCTGGATATCGGTTCGCTTCTCGCGGGCACCAAATATCGCGGTGACTTCGAGAAACGCTTCAAGGCAATCCTGAAACAGCTTGAGAAAGAAGACGATGCCATCCTATTCATCGATGAAATTCACACCATCATAGGAGCAGGTGCTGCGTCTGGTGGTCAAGTTGACGCCGCTAACTTGATTAAACCTCTATTGAGTAGTGGTAAATTGCGCTGTATCGGTTCGACGACCTACCAAGAATACAGCAACATCTTTGACAAAGAGCGCGCGCTGTCTCGTCGATTCCAGAAAATTGACGTGGTGGAACCATCTTTAGATGACACCACTAAGATTTTGATGGGTTTGAAACCTAAGTACGAAGAGCACCACGAAGTACGTTATACCAACAAAGCACTGCGTGCTGCGGTAGAGCTGTCGGCTAAATACATTAATGAGCGTCACCTTCCAGACAAAGCCATTGATGTAATCGATGAAGCTGGTGCTCGTAGCCGCTTGGTTCCTGCTAGCCGTCGCAAGAAAACTGTGGGTGTCGCGGACATCGAAGCCATGGTGGCTAAGATGGCTAGGATCCCAGAGAAATCAGTATCTTCTTCTGACAAAGACATTCTTCAGAATCTTGATGAGAAGATGAAGATGTTGGTATTCGGACAAGACCAAGCGATCGATGTGCTTAGTGAAGCAATCAAGATGACTCGCGCAGGTCTTGGCAATGAGGATAAACCTGTAGGTTCGTTCTTGTTCGCAGGTCCTACTGGGGTAGGTAAAACAGAAGTGACAGTTCAGCTGTCGAAACTGCTGGGCATCGAATTGCTTCGCTTTGATATGTCTGAATACGGCGAGAGACACTCGGTAAGCCGTTTGATCGGTGCACCTCCGGGTTATGTAGGTTATGACCAAGGCGGTCTATTGACTGACGCTGTTATTAAGCATCCGCACTCTGTCGTTCTTCTCGACGAGATTGAGAAGGCTCACCCAGATATCTTCAACCTGCTATTGCAAGTGATGGATAATGGTACGCTGACGGACAACAACGGCCGCAAAGCCGATTTCCGAAATGTCATTTTGGTTATGACCAGTAATGCTGGTGTAACCGAGACAGAGAAGAAATCGATTGGTCTTATCCAGCAAGACCATAAACCTGATGCGATGGGCGCGATTAAGCGTGTGTTCACACCAGAGTTCCGTAACCGCCTTGACGGTATCATCTGGTTCAACAGCTTAGATGATGTTGTCATTCACCAAGTGGTCGACAAGTTTATTGTTGAGCTGCAAGCGCAGCTAGATTCACGCGGAGTATCTCTAGAGGTGTCTGATGAAGCTCGTGACTGGTTAGCTGTTAAAGGTTACGACAAGACCATGGGGGCACGTCCAATGGGGCGCGTCAT
This window of the Vibrio maritimus genome carries:
- a CDS encoding pseudouridine synthase, whose amino-acid sequence is MTIKTTRKGSQRVSRSSSSQFKQKSHGQRANQKRRSGNPKRTEKKRPTPSERKVILFNKPYDTLSQFTDGEGRKTLADYIPIKDVYAAGRLDRDSEGLMVLTNDGVLQARLTQPQSKSEKTYWVQVDGDPSEAELDKLRSGVTLKDGPTLPAKIERMDAPTVWERHPPVRFRANIPTTWLSVTIIEGRNRQVRRMTAHIGFPTLRLIRAKMGRFSLDELQPGEWKEIPVSQLN
- the cspD gene encoding cold shock domain-containing protein CspD is translated as MATGTVKWFNNAKGFGFICPEGEDGDIFAHYSTIKMDGYRTLKAGQQVNYEVEEGPKGYHASSVTPVEGDLAK
- the kdsB gene encoding 3-deoxy-manno-octulosonate cytidylyltransferase yields the protein MAFTVIIPARYSSSRLPGKPLADICGKPMVQHVYERAVESGADRVIVATDDVRIESAVQAFGGEVCMTSPDHQSGTERLAEVVELMGIEPEHTIVNVQGDEPLIPASIIKQVADNLQSSQAPMATLGVTIEDEEEVFNPNAVKVVTDQNGFALYFSRATIPWDRDAYASEPKSTAASPLMRHIGIYAYRAGFINTYINWAPSALEKIESLEQLRVLWYGERIHVELAKEAPPAGVDTPEDLDKVRALLSK
- a CDS encoding NADP-dependent isocitrate dehydrogenase, which codes for MPTEKPTIIYTITDEAPALATYSLLPIIQSFTASSGIDVETRDISLAGRIIANFPDYLKEEQRIGDALAELGELAKTPEANIIKLPNISASIPQLQAAIKELQANGYDLPDYPEEPANAEQEAVKAVYDKIKGSAVNPVLREGNSDRRAPLSVKNYAKKNPHSMGAWASDSKSHVSSMSDSDFFGSEKSVTTTGATDVKIQFTSSAGETKILKEKVALQAGEIIDASVMNKNALVAFFEEQIEDAKKQDVLLSLHMKATMMKVSDPVIFGHAVKVYYKAVFDKHGELFDELGVDVNNGIGDVYAKIASLPAAQKSEIEADLAAVYEAQPPLAMVDSDRGITNLHVPSDIIVDASMPAMLRSSGQMWGPDGKQKDTKAMIPDRSYASIYQAVIDFCKQHGAFDPTTMGSVPNVGLMAQKAEEYGSHDKTFIMSDAGTVSVVDTEGNVLIEQSVEEGDIFRMCQVKDAPIQDWVKLAVTRARASSTPAVFWLDENRAHDAELIKKVNQYLPQHDTAGLEIHIKAPLEATLFSLERIKEGLDTISVTGNVLRDYLTDLFPILELGTSAKMLSIVPLMNGGGLFETGAGGSAPKHVQQVQKENHLRWDSLGEFLALAASLEHLAVVSGKEKANVLAKALDSATGKFLDENKSPSRKVGELDNRGSHYYLALYWAQALAVQTEDAALAEEFAPIAEQLASNESIIVSELNNAQGVAGDLGGYYQPNDVKASSLMRPSATLNSIIG
- the clpS gene encoding ATP-dependent Clp protease adapter ClpS, giving the protein MSKNFEWVTPDSDLLEKEKTKVEPPALYNVILNNDDYTPMDFVVEILERFFSLNEDKATQVMLAVHYEGKAVCGTYTAEVAETKVAQVTMYSREHEHPLLCTMEKA
- the clpA gene encoding ATP-dependent Clp protease ATP-binding subunit ClpA, whose product is MLNKELESSLNGAFARARDKRHEFMTVEHLLLALLENDSAKEALTACNANLETLRNELDIFIDQTTPLIPDSDDTRETQPTLSFQRVLQRAVFHVQSSGRSEVTGANVLVAIFSEQESHAAYLLKKNDISRLDIVNFISHGITKNAGPSGDEPSSGSLGGSSESIEDANSEDRLESFATNLNQVAKAGNIDPLIGRDKELERTIQVLCRRRKNNPLLVGEAGVGKTAIAEGLAWRIVEGQVPEVIKDSVIYSLDIGSLLAGTKYRGDFEKRFKAILKQLEKEDDAILFIDEIHTIIGAGAASGGQVDAANLIKPLLSSGKLRCIGSTTYQEYSNIFDKERALSRRFQKIDVVEPSLDDTTKILMGLKPKYEEHHEVRYTNKALRAAVELSAKYINERHLPDKAIDVIDEAGARSRLVPASRRKKTVGVADIEAMVAKMARIPEKSVSSSDKDILQNLDEKMKMLVFGQDQAIDVLSEAIKMTRAGLGNEDKPVGSFLFAGPTGVGKTEVTVQLSKLLGIELLRFDMSEYGERHSVSRLIGAPPGYVGYDQGGLLTDAVIKHPHSVVLLDEIEKAHPDIFNLLLQVMDNGTLTDNNGRKADFRNVILVMTSNAGVTETEKKSIGLIQQDHKPDAMGAIKRVFTPEFRNRLDGIIWFNSLDDVVIHQVVDKFIVELQAQLDSRGVSLEVSDEARDWLAVKGYDKTMGARPMGRVIQDKLKKPLANELLFGSLVDGGTVRVSLEEDDLAFEYIGSKEAAEAHH